TTCGCGAAAAACCCGACGGCCGCAAGCTTCATCCTCCGCCACCGCAAGGAATTCCGCCGCAAGGTGGCTCGCTGGACCGGCGCCTACCAGTACACGATCAACGAGGTGCTGAAAGAAATCATCGAGCGTTGCAGGGCCCTCGGCCTGAGGCTCGCCACGCCCGAGGAACAGGCGAAGCTCGACTTCCTCGTCTTTCTCACGGTCCAGACCACGAACTACCTCCACAGCGGGCTCCAGAGGGTCTGGATATGAAAAAACTCCGCGTTCTGGCGCTGATGGACGAGGCTCTCGTCCCCCCCGAGGACGTCACCGGCATCGACGTCGGGACGGCGGACTGGAAGACCGAGTACGACGTGCTGACGACGCTCCGCGACCTGGGTCACGAGGTGTACCCGCTCGGTGTCGGAAGCGACCTCGGCGCGATCCGCAAAATCGTCGACGAGTGGAAACCTCACATCGCCTTCAACCTCCTCGAAGACTTCCACGACGTGCCCGTTTTCGACCAGAACGTCGTGAGCTACCTCGAACTCCTGCGGCTCCCGTACACGGGCTGCAACCCGAGGGGCCTCCTTCTCGCCCGGGACAAAGCGCTCTCGAAAAAAATCCTCTTCTACCACCGGATTCCCGTCCCCGAATTCGCCGTCTTCCCCATCGGCCGTCGCGTGCGCCGGCCCAAGCGACTCGAGTTTCCGCTGATCGTGAAGTCGCTCACCAAGGAAGCGTCGGCCGGGATTTCGCAGGCTTCCGTGGTGACCGACGACGAGAAGCTCGCCGAGCGCGTGCGGTTCGTCCACGAGTCGGTGGGGACGGACGCCATCGTCGAGCGCTACGTGGAGGGGCGCGAGCTCTACGTGGGGATCCTCGGTAACCAGCGCCTCGAAGTGTTTCCCGTCTGGGAGCTTCTCTTCACGAAACTCCCCGAGGACCGCTGGCGCATCGCCACCGACCGCGTCAAGTGGAGCCGTTCCTACCAGAAGAAGATCGGCGTCCGGAGCACGCTCGCAAGGAATCTTCCGGAGGGCCTCCCGGAGTACATCCAGCGAATCGCCAAGCGTGTCTATCGCGCCCTTCTTCTGAGCGGCTATGCGCGGCTCGACTTCCGTCTCGACGAGAACGGCCGGCTCTACGTCCTCGAAGCCAACCCGAACCCGCAGCTCGCCTACGGCGAGGACTTCGCCGAGTCGGCGGAAAAGGCCGGGGTTTCTTACGAAGAGCTCATCCAGCGCATCCTGAACCTCGGCCTCCGCTGGCGGGCCGGTCAGCCCTACGCCTCGTGAGGCCACGGGTTTCGGTCCTCCTTCCCGTCCGCGACGCTCGCGAAACACTCGAGCCGTGTCTCCGGAGCCTCCTCCGCCAGACCGAACCCGACTGGGAGTGTGTGCTGGTCGACGACGGCTCCACGGACGGGAGTTTCGGGGAGGCGCGGAGGATCGTGGAAGGAGACCCGCGCTTCCGGCTCGTGCGCACGGCTCGGCGCGGAATCGTTCCTGCCCTGCAGCGGGGGCTCGAGCACGTGTGCGGCGAGTGGGTCGCCCGCATGGATGCGGACGACCTCGCGCACCGGCGTCGGCTCGAGCTCCAGCTCGCTTTCGTGGAACGGCATCGGGACCTCGCCGCCGTCGGGTCCCACGTGCGGTTCTTTCCGAGAAAGGGCCTCGGGCCGGGACTACGCGAATACGAACGGTGGCTCCGGAGCATCGCCACCCCGGAAGACGTCCGGAGGGAAGCCTTCGTCGAGTGTCCCGTCCCGCACCCCACGCTTTTCGTCCGGGCCGACGTGCTCCGGGAGTTCGGATACAGGGACTGCGGCTGGCCGGAAGACTACGACCTCGTCCTCCGCCTGCTCGAGGCCGGCCTGCGGATCGGCGTCGTCCCCCGGCGGCTCCTCGCGTGGCGGCACCACGAAAAGCGAACTTCCCTGCACGAGGCCACCTACGACGTGCGGCGCTTCGTCGAGTGCAAGGCGTACTTTCTCGCCCGTGGGTTTCTCTCCCGCACGTCCCGCTACATCCTCTGCGGGCACGGCAGCACGGGGAAAAGCTTGCGCAAGGCCTTACGGCGGTACGGCAAGGAGGCGGCTTACATTCTCGATCTTCATCCCCGGCGGATCGGGAAAACCGTCGACGGGGCGCCGGTCGTGCCCCCGACGACCCTCGACTCGCTCCCTGCCCTGCCCATTGTCGTCTCGGTAGCGCGCTCGGGGCCGCGGGCGGAGGCTCGGGCCTGGCTCGAAAAGTCCGGCCGCACCGAGCTCGTTCACTTCGTCTGCGCCGCCTGAGCGGCAGGAGCGGGCTCCCCGCAACCCACGGCCAGATTCCAGACGGCAGCCAGGATTTCGTTCGCCCGAACCACACCGTCCTCGTCCCGGTCCGCGGCACGGCAAGCCCTCCGGTCGAAAAGCGCACGCACGCCGACGGCGACCTCCGCCGGGCTCACGGCCCCGTCCGTGTCGCAGTCTCCCCCGCACGTGACACGGGGCGGGCAGCCGGGTGGCACCTGCGTCTCGCTCGTGGAGGTGCAGATCGCTTCGAAGCCTGTCTCCGCAAAAGGAGCGTAGGCGCTCTTTTCGAACCGCTCGGCAAGCTCTCGGAGCGCGCCCACCGTCGCCTCGGTCGGCGAGAACAGGTGGGCTTCGGGCCCGAGAAACCGTGCAAGCCCGTTCGCCACGACGAAGGCCCAGGCCTCGGCGTCGACTCCGGTAGGTTCCCGGACGTCGACCACGAGCGGATTCGAGCCGAGCTGCTTTTCGTAGTTCTCGTAGAAAAGCGTGGCCCGGATCTCGTAGCGGCCGGGAGCCGAGAAAGCCGGCAGCTCGCGCTCCACGTCGAAGCCGATCGTTTCGACGGCTTCGACCGCGCCGCCCGGCGGCAGGGTCACGAGATCGGCAAGTGCTTTCGTCTCCCGCGCAAGCTCGAGAGTCTTCGACACGAAAGGCACCGGCTCCGCTCCGTCTTTCGACATCGAGATTCGCACGCGGTCGAGAGCGAACTGCGGGAAAAAGTCGCCCTCCACGGGCTCGCTGCCTCGGTTTTCGACCCGGAGCCGGACTCGAGCGGCTCGCCCACCAGGATGCTCGTCCTCGTGGATTCGAGGACGAGCGCCAGGTCCGCAGTTCCGGCGACCGCCGTCGGCGGGAAAAGGAAGCTCAAGACCAAAAAGATGAAGCCGAGTCGCACCCCGTCCCGACCTTCGGCGCCGCTTATTTGGTCGGCCTTCGGTTCCATTCGCTCCGTCCGCTCGTCGCTCACCACGCGCCTCGCTAGAGAGTACCCTTTCCCGGCCGCCGGGTGCTCCGGATGCGGTTGAGGCTCTTGTTGTGGAAACGCCGGGGAATAGGGGCTTTCGTAGGCCAGCCTTTGTCCATGATTTCTCCGTCCGCGTGCGCCGCGCTCAACGTCGTGCCCGACCTCGTGGACGACGGTAGCACGCTCGATGTCGGCCCGGGTGGCTCCGTTCTTGATCGAGTCGGGTGTCGCGGCCAGGTCCGTAATGGTTTCCTGGTAAATCAACGCCGAGTCGCCGAACTTCAGGCCTGTACGCCACGCAACGATCGCGCGGACGCTCACGTCTGGGCTGTCCCGGGATCCCAGTCCGCCGTCGAAGGGCCCCTGGAACACGGACTGGACGTAGCGCGACCCAGAAGTCATCGGTCCCGGTGGCGTCCTTGCCTCCTGGCGACCTGGGCATGGCTCTTTCTCGGCGTCGAGCGTGTTCACGTCGAGGGCGACGTTCTGCTCGTCGTTCGCCGGGTTCCCGCCGCCGTCGTAAACGGGCCGGACGTAGGCAGGAGCGAAGAGATTGTTCGCGGGATCGTCCGAATCCTGCATCCAGCCGGTATCCGGAAGGCGAGGCAAAATGGAATCGTCGTCGTCGTCGTGAAGGCGGAAGCGCGCCGGAAGGTCTCCCGCGGGAAAGCCGCAGACGTGGACGAAGTTGGGGGCGGCACCCTTGGTGTTCGCGAGAACGGGCAGATTGAGAAAACCCGCGGGACCCTCCACGAAAATCGCTCCGCCCGCGTACTGGTTCGC
This Candidatus Binatia bacterium DNA region includes the following protein-coding sequences:
- the ddlA gene encoding D-alanine--D-alanine ligase — its product is MKKLRVLALMDEALVPPEDVTGIDVGTADWKTEYDVLTTLRDLGHEVYPLGVGSDLGAIRKIVDEWKPHIAFNLLEDFHDVPVFDQNVVSYLELLRLPYTGCNPRGLLLARDKALSKKILFYHRIPVPEFAVFPIGRRVRRPKRLEFPLIVKSLTKEASAGISQASVVTDDEKLAERVRFVHESVGTDAIVERYVEGRELYVGILGNQRLEVFPVWELLFTKLPEDRWRIATDRVKWSRSYQKKIGVRSTLARNLPEGLPEYIQRIAKRVYRALLLSGYARLDFRLDENGRLYVLEANPNPQLAYGEDFAESAEKAGVSYEELIQRILNLGLRWRAGQPYAS
- a CDS encoding glycosyl transferase; this translates as MRPRVSVLLPVRDARETLEPCLRSLLRQTEPDWECVLVDDGSTDGSFGEARRIVEGDPRFRLVRTARRGIVPALQRGLEHVCGEWVARMDADDLAHRRRLELQLAFVERHRDLAAVGSHVRFFPRKGLGPGLREYERWLRSIATPEDVRREAFVECPVPHPTLFVRADVLREFGYRDCGWPEDYDLVLRLLEAGLRIGVVPRRLLAWRHHEKRTSLHEATYDVRRFVECKAYFLARGFLSRTSRYILCGHGSTGKSLRKALRRYGKEAAYILDLHPRRIGKTVDGAPVVPPTTLDSLPALPIVVSVARSGPRAEARAWLEKSGRTELVHFVCAA